TTTGCAACCGTTCGACCTGCCGTCGCGTCCCGTGGAGCTGCCTCGGGCTGATGAGCGCAAGTTCACGCAGGGCGGTTTTCAAGCTCGCTCGGGCCATACGGAGGCTTCGCTCTTGCGCGTTGACCCCTGGGATTTCTGGGACATACCCAACGTACCACTTGCCGTGGCGTTCGAAGATCGCGGTTACCG
This genomic interval from Deltaproteobacteria bacterium contains the following:
- a CDS encoding type II toxin-antitoxin system HicB family antitoxin; its protein translation is MFERHGKWYVGYVPEIPGVNAQERSLRMARASLKTALRELALISPRQLHGTRRQVERLQISLVA